In the Chryseobacterium sp. MYb264 genome, one interval contains:
- a CDS encoding endonuclease V encodes MIYAFDTYYYDDYANTICIAFKDWNSEQETEIFTEKTPITSDYESGAFYKRELPCILSLLNKINLESNDIIIVDGYVTLNDEGKIGLGGYLYEALEQKYPIVGIAKNGFASPDAQRREIFRGESKTPLFLTAKGADVDEIKPKVEQMDGDFRIPTLLKKLDQLTRL; translated from the coding sequence ATGATTTACGCTTTCGACACTTACTATTACGATGATTACGCCAATACAATCTGTATTGCTTTTAAAGACTGGAATTCTGAACAGGAAACAGAAATTTTCACTGAAAAAACGCCCATCACTTCTGATTATGAAAGTGGTGCTTTTTACAAGCGAGAATTGCCTTGCATTTTAAGTTTATTAAATAAAATCAATCTTGAAAGTAATGACATTATCATCGTTGATGGATACGTTACTTTGAATGATGAAGGTAAAATAGGATTGGGAGGTTATCTTTATGAAGCTTTAGAACAAAAGTATCCAATTGTGGGGATTGCCAAAAATGGTTTTGCATCACCTGATGCCCAGAGAAGGGAAATTTTTCGTGGAGAAAGTAAAACCCCCTTATTCCTTACAGCTAAAGGAGCTGATGTTGATGAAATCAAACCTAAAGTAGAGCAGATGGACGGTGATTTCCGTATTCCGACCTTGTTAAAAAAGCTTGATCAGTTAACAAGGCTGTAA
- a CDS encoding aminotransferase class I/II-fold pyridoxal phosphate-dependent enzyme: MSIFIIFEIIAGDMENMNQFNQYTFFTEMSELAFKHQSFDLSLGLPDFDIDDRLKEYLKEAAALNHHHYEPLAGNPLLVTNIIEYNIKRKNSLSIQENEITILPCSTFALHTSLKCILNQGDEVIIIQPSYYTYAPCIVMNGGTPVYYNLESDFTVHWDLLENCLSEKTKAIIVNSPQNPTGKIWTKQDWEKLYELIKDREIYLISEEIYDIYCFDGASHYSSFLHPELRKRTFCIFSFGKMFHTTGWKVSYLLASEELTQRFRCYQQYISYGANTPGQYAVAKYLEIFDPSENQKLMQKKRDIFNQMLKDTPLFVEQTSEGSIFQVVNFRAVSKIKSDIEFSRWLTTEKKVACLPLSAFYKGATNSDYLRFSFARKDEMIIRALEHLRNVL, encoded by the coding sequence ATGTCAATTTTTATTATATTTGAAATAATTGCAGGAGATATGGAAAATATGAATCAGTTTAATCAATATACGTTTTTCACCGAAATGTCGGAACTGGCATTTAAACACCAAAGTTTTGATCTCTCGTTAGGTCTTCCCGATTTTGACATTGATGACCGTTTGAAAGAATATCTTAAGGAAGCCGCTGCTCTAAACCATCACCATTACGAACCACTCGCAGGAAATCCTCTCCTGGTTACAAATATTATTGAATATAATATTAAAAGAAAAAACAGCTTATCCATTCAAGAAAATGAAATCACGATTCTGCCATGTTCTACTTTTGCTTTACATACCTCACTTAAATGCATTTTAAATCAAGGAGATGAAGTTATTATCATCCAGCCTTCTTACTATACCTATGCACCCTGCATCGTGATGAATGGCGGCACTCCTGTTTATTATAATCTCGAAAGTGATTTTACCGTGCACTGGGATCTTCTTGAAAATTGTCTATCTGAAAAAACGAAAGCCATTATCGTCAATTCACCTCAAAATCCGACAGGAAAAATATGGACAAAACAAGATTGGGAAAAATTGTATGAATTAATTAAGGATCGGGAAATCTATCTTATTTCGGAGGAAATTTATGATATTTATTGTTTCGACGGGGCTTCGCATTATAGTTCGTTTCTTCACCCTGAGCTACGAAAAAGGACATTCTGTATTTTTTCATTTGGAAAAATGTTTCATACCACCGGCTGGAAAGTAAGTTATTTGTTAGCCTCAGAAGAATTGACGCAGAGATTCAGATGCTACCAGCAATATATTTCCTATGGTGCCAATACCCCCGGACAATATGCTGTTGCCAAATACCTGGAAATATTTGATCCCTCTGAAAATCAGAAATTAATGCAGAAAAAAAGAGATATTTTTAACCAGATGCTTAAAGATACCCCTCTGTTTGTGGAACAGACCTCCGAGGGTAGTATCTTTCAGGTCGTTAACTTCAGAGCTGTATCCAAAATAAAATCTGATATTGAATTTTCAAGATGGCTCACCACCGAAAAAAAGGTAGCCTGCCTTCCTCTTTCTGCTTTCTACAAAGGAGCCACTAATTCTGACTACCTGAGATTTAGCTTTGCCCGTAAGGATGAGATGATCATCCGCGCACTTGAACATTTACGAAATGTACTGTGA
- a CDS encoding M28 family metallopeptidase, with amino-acid sequence MKKILIPLFSVAVMVSCGTANVSNDGNTSQNSTSTKVQGDKAFLSAYKEIKADDLKKNLYVIASDEMEGRDTGSPGQKKAGEYMINYYKNLGISYPKALGSYYQKVPADFMKKRGGGNLPDSENILAFIEGSEKPNEIVVVSAHYDHVGTKNGVVYNGADDDGSGTVAVMEIAKAFQSAKKAGKGPKRSILFLHVTGEEHGLFGSEFYTDNPVFPLANTVVDLNIDMIGRDDPENRGKQYVYVIGSEMLSSELKVINEAANKKTNNLELNYKYDDPKDPEQLYYRSDHYNFAKNNVPVAFFFDGIHEDYHKPTDDVEKIDYPLLQKRTQLVFATAWEIANREARIVVDKK; translated from the coding sequence ATGAAAAAAATACTCATACCACTATTTTCGGTTGCTGTGATGGTAAGTTGCGGAACTGCAAATGTTTCAAACGACGGAAATACCTCACAAAATTCTACTTCAACAAAAGTTCAAGGTGATAAAGCATTTCTATCTGCATATAAGGAGATTAAGGCTGATGACTTAAAGAAGAATTTATATGTAATTGCTTCGGATGAAATGGAAGGTAGAGATACGGGAAGTCCGGGACAGAAGAAGGCTGGTGAGTATATGATTAATTATTATAAAAACTTGGGAATTTCTTATCCGAAAGCCTTGGGATCGTATTATCAGAAGGTTCCTGCTGATTTTATGAAGAAAAGAGGTGGCGGAAATTTACCAGACTCTGAAAATATTTTAGCTTTTATTGAAGGAAGCGAAAAACCTAACGAAATTGTTGTTGTATCTGCGCATTACGATCACGTAGGAACTAAAAACGGAGTGGTTTATAATGGAGCAGACGACGATGGAAGCGGAACGGTTGCTGTGATGGAAATTGCCAAAGCTTTTCAAAGTGCTAAAAAAGCTGGGAAAGGTCCGAAAAGATCAATTCTTTTTCTTCACGTGACGGGAGAGGAGCATGGCTTATTCGGTTCTGAGTTTTATACCGATAATCCGGTTTTTCCGCTTGCCAATACAGTTGTTGATTTGAATATCGATATGATTGGTCGTGATGATCCTGAGAATAGAGGGAAACAGTATGTGTATGTTATTGGTTCTGAAATGTTAAGCTCTGAATTGAAGGTGATTAACGAAGCTGCCAATAAAAAAACAAACAATCTTGAACTGAATTATAAATACGACGATCCTAAGGATCCTGAGCAATTGTATTATCGTTCAGATCACTATAATTTTGCTAAAAATAATGTGCCTGTAGCATTTTTCTTTGACGGAATTCACGAAGATTACCACAAGCCAACGGATGATGTAGAGAAGATTGATTATCCGTTATTGCAAAAGAGAACACAATTGGTTTTCGCGACTGCTTGGGAAATTGCCAACAGAGAAGCCCGAATTGTTGTTGATAAAAAATAA
- a CDS encoding glyoxalase, protein MQNVKSIRPFIGSQNFEESRNFYKDLGFEEIILEPKLSLFTWQSINFYLQDAYVQDWVDNTMLFIEVENTDDFWEHLLSLNLTEKYKNVKLTPARTMPWGKECFVHDPAGILWHFGEFFKQ, encoded by the coding sequence ATGCAAAATGTAAAATCAATCCGTCCTTTCATCGGTTCACAAAACTTTGAAGAAAGCCGGAATTTTTATAAAGATCTCGGTTTTGAAGAAATTATTTTAGAACCAAAACTATCATTATTTACATGGCAAAGTATCAATTTTTATCTTCAGGATGCCTACGTGCAAGATTGGGTAGATAATACGATGCTTTTTATTGAAGTAGAAAATACAGACGATTTTTGGGAACATCTTTTAAGTTTAAATCTTACCGAAAAATATAAAAATGTAAAGCTAACTCCCGCTCGTACAATGCCTTGGGGAAAAGAATGTTTCGTTCACGATCCTGCGGGAATTTTGTGGCATTTTGGAGAGTTTTTCAAACAATAA